The following are encoded in a window of Pectinophora gossypiella chromosome 8, ilPecGoss1.1, whole genome shotgun sequence genomic DNA:
- the LOC126368721 gene encoding WD repeat-containing protein 13-like, giving the protein MAAAFQQQIFALDARFNAYRAPNNPNFKTLYIRRRSQLLRENAKFKDIETIKKYLNIRSQLLQRRYGVQDNISLSSTSSRQRSSSKASLALDDFPSPGPNSKKKNDLTISENYAFTGVHHIFDQHTDQVSMVKFANNDRSKLCCASHDGTVSICDVTASPPRVSVVFDGHTDAVTGCDWSASNELLVTCGLDGALCLWDVARRRRLRAARDQLRAPLLCCCFQPANNNMVIAGNARGMVEVLNISTGIYPRGGSSILGGKVLSIACESSGRMFWAANDKGVIVSYRMEGAGGALSKLRRCVVGGPVSCLSWSPWLARHPALLVSAQDNSLYLFRITDREGTLLLKKRFDVLSTHQSVRSTFCPIMSFRRGVCVVSGSEDSCVYFLDIEGRADNPVVNKLQGHAAPVLGVSFSYDESLLATSDVTGLVIIWRRG; this is encoded by the exons ATGGCAGCAGCATTTCAACAACAGATTTTCGCTCTGGACGCCAGATTCAATGCATACCGAGCTCCGAATAATCCAAATTTTA AGACCCTTTACATACGTCGGCGCAGTCAACTTCTTCGTGAAAATGCTAAATTCAAG GATATAGAGACAATAAAGAAGTACCTGAACATCAGAAGCCAGCTGCTGCAGCGTCGTTATGGAGTGCAAGACAACATCTCACTTAGCTCAACATCCTCAAGGCAGAGGTCTAGTAGCAAA gCCAGTCTGGCACTTGATGACTTCCCTTCACCGGGCCCTaattctaaaaagaaaaatgacctCACCATATCAGAAAACTACGCTTTTACAGGAGTACATCATATATTTGATCAG CACACAGATCAAGTGAGCATGGTGAAATTTGCAAACAACGACCGGTCGAAGCTGTGCTGCGCGTCACACGACGGCACCGTATCCATTTGTGACGTCACAGCATCGCCGCCCCGCGTGAGCGTGGTCTTCGATGGACATACTGACGCTGTCACCG GGTGCGACTGGTCGGCGTCCAACGAGCTGCTGGTGACGTGCGGGCTGGACGGCGCGCTGTGCCTGTGGGACGTGGCGCGGCGCAGGCGCCTGCGCGCGGCGCGGGACCAGCTGCGCGCGCCGCTGCTGTGCTGCTGCTTCCAGCCCGCCAACAACAACATGGTCATC gcCGGCAACGCAAGAGGAATGGTTGAGGTTTTGAACATATCGACGGGAATATATCCAAGAG GTGGGAGTAGTATCCTCGGTGGGAAAGTGCTGTCTATAGCGTGCGAATCGAGCGGCCGAATGTTCTGGGCAGCCAACGATAAG GGTGTGATCGTGAGCTACCGCATggagggcgcgggcggcgcgctgAGCAAGCTGCGGCGCTGCGTGGTGGGCGGGCCCGTCAGCTGCCTCAGCTGGAGCCCGTGGCTGGCGCGCCACCCCGCGCTGCTCGTCAGCGCGCAGGACAACTCGCTCTACCTGTTCCG TATCACGGACCGCGAAGGCACACTCCTATTAAAGAAGCGTTTCGACGTGCTTTCTACACATCAGAGCGTGCGATCCACGTTCTGCCCGATCATGTCGTTCCGTCGCGGCGTATGCGTCGTGTCGGGGAGTGAAGATTCCTGCGTCTATTTCCTCGACATCGAAGGCCGCGCTGATAACCCAGTTGTCAATAAGCTACAAG GGCACGCGGCACCGGTGCTGGGTGTGAGCTTCAGCTACGACGAGAGTCTGCTAGCCACGAGTGACGTCACCGGCCTCGTCATCATCTGGCGGCGCGGGTGA